The region CAACAGTCCATAATCTCATTGCATTTTCCCACGTATATATATCACCGAAATTGTCATTTACTCTAGCTTTCATCATGGTAATTCCTACGGGTTTAACTATCTCAGTTGAATTTACAGGAATAGTTAAAGTTTGAGTAGGTACTATAGCATCTGATAGAAGCATGTTTGATTTCATTATTGCATCTTCTGTTGTTTTATATTTTTGTGCTATAGTCCAAAGATTGTCTCCAGCCACTACTTTATAATTAACTGTTGTAACTGATGGAACTACTGGTGTAACTGGTGGTGTCTGTGTCCCATATACTATACCTTCAATTAGCAATTCTTGTCCTATATTTAAAGTTGTTGTTGTTAAATTATTTTTTTGCATTATGCTATCCACAGTTGTTCCATATTTTTTTGATATGAGCCAGAGGGTATCCCCTGAAACTACTGTGTGAACAAGATTCAATTTTAATACTTGTCCAACATTTATAACATCAGAAGTTAATACATTCCATTTCTTTAAATTATCTATAGTAACATTA is a window of Clostridium pasteurianum DNA encoding:
- a CDS encoding LysM peptidoglycan-binding domain-containing protein gives rise to the protein MKKKILTLVLSAVIGTGLFIPSTIHAQTLSNTYTVAAGDSLWRISTKYNVTIDNLKKWNVLTSDVINVGQVLKLNLVHTVVSGDTLWLISKKYGTTVDSIMQKNNLTTTTLNIGQELLIEGIVYGTQTPPVTPVVPSVTTVNYKVVAGDNLWTIAQKYKTTEDAIMKSNMLLSDAIVPTQTLTIPVNSTEIVKPVGITMMKARVNDNFGDIYTWENAMRLWTVGTEGTLRDLATNKTFKIKYMEGSNHSDVEPLTLADTDVMKSLYGSWSWANDHKRPMVLYFTKNGVNYQMAVSLTGMPHGVETITDNGFDGHTDMYFYNSLGHSNPVIDPVHQANVLKANGQ